taaaaatcagACTTTCTAAATTACACGATGCAATGTAATTTCACGAGAATACACATATTTGTTCATTCTGGTTCGTATATCCAGATTAGTTTCTATTCATTTATGGTatgtattttctttttaatgaggttaattctttttttattaataatattattctaactatttttttctttatctttcgATTAGTTTATCAATTGtgaattaaaatttgtattgttcactgtcaaaattatattatgTGAACGGATGTAATGATTTTAACATTATACGTATATTAACAAGAATAGttcatttttacatttttcaACATATTAATTTTTAGGAGCATTCATATTGGCCCGTCTCAAATTCAGCCACATTTTCATCACACCTTCATTTTTTCAATTGTCACATGATGAAGTCTTATTTCAACCGCAACTTTTATAGCTAGATTTGAGGTTGATAATTTTCGATACAAGCATGTACAAAATTAATAGGTTAATGTCAAGCCTTATTAGATTTGTGTCTTTATCGTATCGACTCGCTAAGAACATGATAACTACTTATTCGGTTTGGTCGTACATAAAAACCTTAAAGTTAAGTTGGGTCGACCATAAGTATGTGATTTGGACATTTGGTTAATATGTTGAGGATTTTATCTACTATTATGAAATttgaatgcataatatattcTCTTATACTTTGTTGTTATTATGTGAAatacttttttaattatgtaatttaggTTTGTATAAATTAGACTGAAATCATGATCAAGCTTTAATAGTGTAATCATGTTTTAATCGTGATCGACCAGAGGTTTGAGTTTTTGTTACTAAACTATTTGAAGTTTAATAATTGAAACAAGACCGACCGAAAGTTAGATAAACAAAAAAGATATTGCTGCCCTAATATTCTTTAGACTAAAAGGTaatctcaaatattaatttgatTCTATGTGAATTCGGACCAGGATATTTATCAACGATGTGAACATTAAACATGTTAATCAAATTACAATTGTAACAACCTaactcttagagcatctccaagggaataggtaaactaatataattatcatatttactttttttaatgaaaaatcattctccaatgggagatgtatttgagaaggtattatacattttcccattttgaagATGTATCTTTACCTTtccatcaatggagaggtaaaattttataactaccatatttacctttttttcatgaaaaatcattctccaaggggAAACGTATTTGATaaggtattacactttatgtttttaatgcattttgtatgattattttatttaaaagaatTAATTTATCTTTCTATATATCTTTTCCCTTtggaatatattattttttagaagggtatatttcactttttgagaaggtaaatatATGATAACCTTTTCTATATACTTTCCTTCCTTGGATATGCTCTTATTAGCTTACAGTTGTTCCATAGGCCAATATAAGTTTTTCCAATATGCTTTGTTTTCACTCACTTGCTCCATAAGCAGCTTCTAGGGGGTTCACCTATCTCTCATTGAATATGCACCGATTGTCACGTACATGCATATTCTcataatctctctctctttctggtATGTTTTGGTACATTTATGTAACTCTACGCTTTACAAGTAGTAGCCGCTCCTTATGAGATGGATGCCAAAAGAATATGCACCTTGTTGGATGAGTAACACCTATCAAATCTATTAACCTCTCATTGAATATGCACCGATTGTCACATACATGCATATTCTcataatctctctctctttctggtATGTTTCGGTACATTTATGTAATTCTACGCTTTACAAGTAGTAGCCGCTCCTTATCTGTGTCTATGCACCAACATTCAGTAGGATCCGCTCCTTAGTTATGCACTGACGATCACTCACTACTTTTATCCTAAATATTACAACAACATTAGAGAAGTCAGTTAACCTCAAATTAACCAATGATCTGATTAACCAGTTTGTTGATTCACACCAAGAATCATTAATATACATAAGAAAAATGTTTAAATCACATAAATCAACTTCCAAAATTACATAAGCAAAACTCTTAATTAATACAATAGGTTAACCAACCAATAGGAAACAATAATAggttaaatttaaataaaaactaaattaatatctaaattttaaataaaaagtaatttttAAAGACTCTAGTCGCAACCGATATTCTTCTAGCTGACGCCTACGTTAaggtgtccacaatggtggcccttgaaggccaccaaatgtggctcggccaccattcgtggctctcTTGTGGCCCTCTGCAAAGataattaacaaaatttaacaaaaacaacaagggccaccaaatgtggccctcccaaataaaaaataatttgttcactttttttaatgttatttttaatttaactatattaaattttattagactttaaatttatgatatttataaatttaattaaaataaaataatttggattgtaaataaaaaaataatttggactgtaaataaataaaataattaaaataaaataattttggaactccagatctaccgcttgttggaattgttcatcgtcggaatccatagTTGCAAGGTTGAATTGAAATTGGAAGAAAATATTGGAAAGATTGGAGGAAAATGGAAGTAAAATGGAGTTGGAAAAATGGAATGGAAGTgtagtattttataaaaaattttcaaaatttacaaaaaaaaaatttaaatccgtGGCCCGCTGCaatggagggccgcggctccccctcGGCTCTCGGCTCTGCACCCCGCCTCTCGGCTCtttgcaatggggggccgcgcaccgagccgcgggccgcgactcccccattgtggacactcttagcaGTGCTGCAATGGAGCCGTGATATCTCGTCGCGTTCGGCCGCTCAGCCTTGCCACGGATGTACTATAAAATTAACGACTTTACTTTATATAATCCATAGCCGTCTTTCCTGATTAAACAAACTAGGGTTTACAATTTTcactttataaataaataatatatggTGTAGTATTTTATTAGCACGGCATACCCTTTCAATAGCCGattaatcaaaaataaaattctagACACTATAAAAACAATCCCCCCCAAACTCTGTTTCACTTTCCCCCTCTGTATCGCTAATCTCCCCAACTAATTCAATTTTCAAACAAGTAGAGCCACagagaaataaaaaatggaGCTCACCTGGAGCTCGATAACCCCCTTCTTCCCTCACATAATCTCCATTGTCgctctcctcctcttcctcgaGCAGTTCTCCTACCTCAAAAAGAAACGCTTCCTTCCCGGTCCCGCCCTCGTCCTCCCCTTCCTCGGCAACGCCATCTCCCTCGTCGCCGATCCCACCAATTTCTGGAACCGCCAATCCGCCTACGCCAAATCCACCTCCACCGGAATCTCCGCCAATTACATCATCGGCCGCTACATCCTCTACGTCTACAGCTCCGACCTCTCGCACAAAATCTTCGCAAATGTCCGCCCCGACGCCTTTCACCTCGTCGGCCACCCCTTCGGTAAAAAGCTCTTCGGCGAGCACAATCTGATTTACATGTTCGGCCAGGATCACAAGGATCTCCGTCGTCAAATCGCGCCTAATTTCACTCCCAAAGCGCTCTCCATTTACACCGATATTCAGCAGAGGATTATAATCCAGCATTTGGCGCGCTGGCTGCGTCAATCGCAGCCGGATAAATCGCTGCCGCTCCGGATTTTGTGCCGAGATATGAATCTCGAGACGTCGCAGACGGTTTTCGTCGGACCTTATCTCGATGAATCCGCGCGGGAGCGGTTTAACGTCGATTACAACTTTTTTAACGTTGGATTGATGAAGCTGCCGATCGATCTTCCTGGATTCGCCTTCCGCAACGCGCGGCTTGCGGTTGGGAGGCTGATTGAGACGCTCGGAACCTGTGCGGCGGCGAGTGAGCGGCGGATGGAGGCGAAGGAGGAGGAGCCATCGTGTTTGATCGATTTCTGGATGCAGGAGAATCTGCGGTTAGCGGCGGAGAAGGAGTACGAGTGCAGCCACCGCGAAATCGGCGGTCACCTCTTCGATTTCCTCTTCGCCGCGCAGGACGCCTCCACTTCCTCGCTGCTCTGGGCAGTGGCGCTGCTCGACTCGCACCCGCAGGTACTCGCGCGAGTGAGGGAGGAGGTCTCGCGGCACTGGTCGCCAGAGAGCGGCGCCGAGATCAGCGGCGACCAGCTCCGCGAGATGAAGTTCACCGAAGCGGTGGCGCGTGAGGTCGTGAGGATCAGAGCGCCGGCGACGATGGTGCCGCACATCGCAGGCGTTGACTTTCCATTGACTGAGAATTACACCGTGCCGAAGGGCACAATCGTCTTTCCCTCTGTCTTCGACTCATCTTTTCAGGGATTCACCGAACCGGAGAAGTTCGATCCGGACCGGTTCATGGAGCACAGGCAGGAGGACCGGGTTTATAAGAAGAACTTTTTAGCGTTCGGATCCGGGGCCCACCAGTGTGTGGGGCAAAGATACGCGATCAATCATCTGATGTTATTCATCGCGATATTCACCTCTCTAATTGATTTCAAAAGGGATAGATCCGACGGCTGTGATGAGATCGCTTATGTTCCAACAATTGTGCCGAAAGATGATTGCAGGGTTTTCCTGTTGCCGCGATGCAGTGGATTATTCCCGCCTTCGTATTGACTGATGGGATGTGGGTGTGCTGGGGGATAAAATTATCTttggaaaaaacaaaaaaattatttaaaattatgtttTCGGTTGATTTATTTATTGGGTGAAATAATTGGGTGATTTGATTGGGTGGCAAATATTCAGGGTGTTCGTTGCGGGGGTCTGTTATTGTAATTGTCATTATGTTGTCCGctgttaatttaatttttcaatttttattcaaTGGAATTCAAGCAGTGAAATTATTGTTTCGGAAATTAATTATTGTAGTAATTTATTCATTTCGTGTCAGTGTCAGTTGCCTTTAACTGGTTCTTTTGTCAATACATTGCCATATTTTTACCCTTTTGACGTGGGCTGACAACGCCAACTTTggattgttattttattttgacacatttttctaaaattaaaatatcaatatttcTATTCTATTAATTCCcttatattattcttttttatttaatttataaaataatttacataaatttttgcactgaatataaaatatttcacTTAGAATAGGATGGAAGGTATGTAATGCTTTTAATATATCAGaccataaaaaattaattttaatataaatttaataaagtaaaaaaaatataacaaaaatttCAATTCTTGTTAGCTAAATCAAAAGCTCATGGTATTGCGAAGTGGTGATAAAATAAGAACAACTGAAAAATGGAGTTATAGCTTAATGTTCTCAAATAAGGAGAATTATGTACGTAACTTGCGATTGCAGGCGAAATGgaaatagtaataaattaatagGTACTCCGTACATGTTATTTGCTACTAATATTCTCTATTTTTTGAAATGTGGATTGACCTTTGTCCGATGGAGGTCTGCTATCCTATCATCAAGGTTTTGGACTTTGAATATTGATAATTCAGTACAGCTATACcaatttgataaaattataagTGATGCTTACATAAGTTGCGTCTGTAATATGCATATAGATTAGTGGGTGTAATCAAATCAAACtgatattactactactattttagtGCCTATTTGTATATTAACCTTCCGGATATAATTTTCATAGTACTATACATTATTAATAGTTGAAAGAAGGGGGGTGTGTGGTTATATCATTATtactaaatttattaaatttggaTAAATCCAACCCATAGTTATTGTGAAGAGTGCAAAGTTGATCTTGTATGATCTGTCAACCGTTTTTATTACATGATGAtgaattgatgatgatgatgatgatacgACAAATGCATAAATTATTGAGACTTCACTGTTGAATGTTGACAATTTAATTTGTGATAATTGAAACTTCTTATTCTTTGGTTCTTCGCAATTGAAAAGTCATTTGTTGACTGCACCAAAATACATTCGTCAAGTGTTACAGTTAGGCTTGTCAAATCGGGTATTTGCGGATACCCGATTCGAAAATTTCGGGCACCCAATCTCGAATTTTCCAAAATCTAGTACCCGATACTCGATCCGATTTTAATTTCGGATATCCGGATATCCGAGTATCCAGTCCCGAATAatcgggtatccagtcccgatttcaatttcaattttgaggAGAGTTCGGCGCGCAGAAGAGGGTGGCGGCGCTGGTAGAGGAGACTGCCCCCGGCTGGGCAGTAGAGGAGAGCTCGTTGTGGCCGGCGCTGGGAGAAGAGACGACGGCGACGTTGGGAGAGGTGACAGCGCCGGCAGTGGGCGCAGGTGAGAGAGTCGGAGAGCTGGAGAGAGGAGGGAGTCGTGTCTGCTGTAAGTCTGTAACTCAGTTACTACCATTAACCCTAATATTTAATtacttaaactttaaaaattagAACTAATATTAGTaattagaaattaagtatataataTAAAGCGGACAGTTGGGTATTTCATCTTTGGGTGTGTAAATAAGTAAGAATATGCAAATTAGAGTTAACAcactatatattaatttttttaaaaatcggataATTTGGGTATACCCGATACTCGAAAATCCAAAATTCTCAATACCCGGTCCCAATCCAAAACCCGAAAAATCAGATTTTGGGTATTCAATTACCCGACTTTTTTGTGTTCagatatcgggtatccaatatCATATATCCATTTTAACAGGCCGAGTTACAatgcaaattttattttgatacgCTGAAAATTACTTTGAAATGACActatatttttcttactttGACACTAGATTTCATATTTTTAGagattaaattgtaattttattattttctttctagAACGTTCATTGTTACTATGATAAGGTTAATTTATGTATAGACTATCACCAGCTAATGACGAAAGGTAGACTTGTAGTACGTGCGCTTTGATAATTAAGCTAGTGATAAGTTTGATTGacttttttttagattctaCCATATCTAAATTAAAATCTAtgatagtactataaatttatAGAATTGACAGCTCATAGTTTCTAATTTTTCACAAACTTGATGCATgattcgaatcattttgattaaGATCGAAACCTTACTTGGAGTCAAATTAATAATCTCTATTGTTAAAGCAAGTCTTTTGAGCACaacttgattaattaatttgaattagTTGGATTTTAAAACTTTTGTTGAGCTCAAATATACTACTCCACATTTGTAGTAACTGATTAATTTACTCCCCTCACTTATACCCTATCTAGCTGGgcttgaaaaaaataatagtactagtagtacttTAAGATGGCTACAAAGTAGCTTTGCCCCAACTCTAGTTATCAAGTTAAGTAAACCAATTAGATACGTCGAATTTCAATTGGACCAACATTATGACAAATCAATATATACAAGTGTGATctgtataaatataattaatttaaatataattcatATCTCAGTTGCTAAAAACAGTCCCTTTTTCTGGTTTGTGATGATTTGGGAAAATAAAGATTATTGCATATTGGCTACACGACGGTGGCCGAATTGCAAAATTTCACTTTTTCTGCATATGTCTGAAAATGCAATGAATTTTTTAGTTGTAAAATTTTATTTGTGCACAACCAATTTGTTTCCTTCCCAAGAAATATCAGCTTTGTTGTTGGACACGGACAATGACTTTGTATTGGCTAatcaataaaattatagtaAGAGAGAAAACAAATTGCATTTGCTTTAAACACGAATATGCCAAATGAGAACGACGAAATGTACATATTCTTTAGAAACATTGCTGGAATAAAATATAGTTGTAGCCTAGTTTAGAAAActcaaaaaattatatattttgatttgattAAACATATATgttgaataattaaattgtacTATCATGATTAGAGATGATAATAGTCCAGACATAAAGAGGTATTTAACGATGGCGCAAAAATTTGAATGCTTTAAGTTTCGTTCAAGTCAAATTCCAACTTTGAACTTAATTTTCTAATCTATTTGCTATTTATATTCCATTTTATTATGCTTGACCAATAACGAAAAATGGAGACTAGATATTTCAAAGGGAAATTCAATATTCATTTTTCCACCAACATCTTCTTAATCTTAACCtgagtattttattaatttatgggATCATATGATATGATTGATGAAAGCAATTCGAAATATTGACAATTATATAGTGATATATGCATAGTGAATACATGGTTGTGAAAAAGCTAAATAGTCAAATTTATTCAAAGTTATTGTAGTCAAATATATTCAAAGTTATTACCACTATGAAGTGTCAACTATGATCAATCAATACTTATACATATTCCTATTCCAAGTCCTACTAAAAGAAATAATCAATATAacttcatcatcgtcatcatcattATAATTGATAAATTAGATGATATCCATCATCTTGCCCCAAAAAAGTCTGTCTCAaagtttataaaatgaaaaagcACAATGAATCAATAGAGTGAAAATTAACATGTGTTGATcattatttgtttaattgataGTGCAATTTAGCGGAATTCGTCatattagcaaaaaaaaaagagaaaaaaaatcgtTATCCAAGTTTTCGAATCTACAATTAAAAACTAACATAAATTGTGGAATGGTTTGATAAATCAATTGCATCGAATTATTTGTTACTTGATCAAGCTGGAATTGTTTGGTACTTGATCAAGATGAAATGGTTCAGCAACCGCTGGATCATGTTCATCGTGCAAGATTAAATCACAGCCGTTCGATTAGATTCGACCGTTGGATATTAGAAGCTTTAAATAGTTTGTTAAAGTTGTTGTAAAAGTAGTTAGTTGATTCAATTAGTCTTCTTCCGAGAGCTTGAATAAAGCACTCACTCAAGAATTCTTCAACCATCTCTCTCGATCAAACACACATACTCACACACGCACACTCAAGATTCTTTGCAAAAGCTTACATAAATTTTAACGGAATCCATCGTcttaccaaaaataaattatggTCTCAAAGAATCAAAGTTTACGAGATGAAAAAACATAATAAaccaatataaataaaaaagtaatttGTTTTGTTCTTTGCTTGTTTAATTGGTACTTCAGTCTAGCGAAATCCACAATCTTAATTACCAAGATAACAAAATTCGTACTCAAAGGTAACAAGATGGAAAATCTTAATGAatcaatagaaaaaaaaataactgtattttttcattattttataataattgataTTCCTTCGTCTCAATGAGCATGTTACGTGTCTTGAATGACATGAATGTTTAAGATATGTagttaatgtattaaaatagaaagaaaaaaaagtaactaCTACAATAATAACACCGAAAAAAATAGTTAGATTGAGTTAATTGATCTCGTTAACCCATCCCAAATGTCATCATTGATACGATACATAATAggtcaattaaaattaaaatcgtACTATCTCTTACTAGCAAGtagcaaaagaagaaaaagccATGATACAAGAATACATGCTGCTGCAAATTAAATGGGACTAACTTAAAGAAATTAGTGTTGCTttttatatgatattttattttattcctaaaaaatgataatagtaGTAGTTACTTAAATTGTGACCAAAGGTATCATCTATCTACCGACAGACTTAGTGACTATTCCCCGTACTGATTCGTAGGTACTTCGAAGAGTGGGATCGATCTTATGTGCGAGATATTTTAATTAACATGCCAAACGATGAGAAAATTATCACAAATTAAAGGTCAGACCAAATTTTTGAATATGATTTGACAACATATGTAGCGTAATAATATTAGTAGCACATTTCGGACTTAATAATGGAAAAGTTGAAAACTGAGGtatgaaatgaaaacataatCAATAAGAGCCCAAATCCGAAAAGAAATGAAGCCCATGTTGGAAGACAGACCCAAATGAAGTTAGGGTTGTAATTCTCTTCTTTACCATCTCAAACAGTATAACCCTAGATACTGCCCCCGCCCGCAGGCTtggaggagagagaaaatttgAGCTACCGGGAAAAATGGTGACATACAAAGTATGCTCTCGCTCTATCTAAATTTGATCGCTGATGcagttgtttttgttttcgatTTGTTTGCTGAAATGATGAGTGCTGATTTGATTTTGTGAGTTGCGGTTTTTGCAGTTCCACCAGTACCAGGTGGTCGGAAGAGCTCTGCCGACGGAGACGGATGAGCACCCCCAAGATCTACCGAATGAAGCTATGGGCGACAAACGAGGTCCGCGCCAAGTCCAAATTCTGGTAATTTTGAGCTTCGGTTTCATAATTTTTCTGTGTGTGGAGCTAGGTGACCTATATTCGTTCGTCTTTGTTATTGAAGAAATGAATTGTTAGTTGATTATTTGGAAAATGAGATAAATGATTTTTTTGTGGTGAATAATCTGAATTGTTAGGGTTTTTATTATAGAATATTGATTTGGTAAATTTTAGGATACTACTCAGAAATTTGTTTTGGAATTTAGATTCAATGTGTGTGTTTATCTATGAAGGTACTTTCTGAGGAAGCTTAAGAAGGTGAAGAAGAGTAACGGTCAGGTTCTTGCTATCAATGAGGTATGTATATTATTTCGAAACCTCATCTTTTTTGTTATTATATCTGAAAAAGatgtttttattgaattaagttGTCACTTGCTTAATTTTTAAACAGAAAGTTGAGTGCTTTGTTCGTTTGGTTATTTGTTTTTCGTCTTCGAATTGTTTTTCAGTACTATGCATATGTTTATGTTTGGACATTTAGGCTTCAGCACATTTTagctaaaaaaaatactagtgaGAACTTGTTTTCTTCTTCAGATTTCGCaacatgcacaacatgattaggAATTTGAGTTGGTTTTACATCAAACATCAAACAGTACTATAATGTATGCAATTAGCAATCATAAATTTCTCCCTTGCTTGAGTAGACTTTCTTATATTATGTGATTGCCTTTACCTTAGTTATGGTTCATTATGTATAGAACACTATGCTGTGTGCTTGTCATAGGACATGTTCGTGTTTCTTGCACCTCAAAACCCTTGCATTGAATTTGCATCCTTTGCCATTTCTTTCATCATAGATTTTTGGGAAGAACCCAACCACAATCAAGAACTAGGGGATCTGGTTGAGATACCAAAGTAGGACTGGGTACCACAACATGTACAAGGAGTACCGTGACACCACTCTCAACGGTGGTGTCGAGCAGATGTACACCGAGATGGCCTCCCGCCACAGGGTCCGCCATCACTGCATTCAGATCATCAAGACAGCCACTGTCCCAGCCAAGCTTTGCAAGAGGGAGAGCACAAAGCAGTTTCACAACTCTAAGATCAAATTCCCCCTGATGTACAGGAAGGTGAGGCCACCAACGAGGAAGCTCAAGACCACGTACAAGGCAACCAGGCCCAACTTATTTGTGTAAGGAGCTTCGACGAGTGTTGGAGGGTGAGATTGACATTTATGCAAGTTATCAGTTTTGAGTTTTGGTGGACTTATATCTTGTTTGCCTTTATCATTACACTTTTATCTATAGGATTGAATGTTGTTAATTTCAGAATTCC
This sequence is a window from Salvia splendens isolate huo1 chromosome 5, SspV2, whole genome shotgun sequence. Protein-coding genes within it:
- the LOC121805298 gene encoding cytochrome P450 710A11-like — its product is MELTWSSITPFFPHIISIVALLLFLEQFSYLKKKRFLPGPALVLPFLGNAISLVADPTNFWNRQSAYAKSTSTGISANYIIGRYILYVYSSDLSHKIFANVRPDAFHLVGHPFGKKLFGEHNLIYMFGQDHKDLRRQIAPNFTPKALSIYTDIQQRIIIQHLARWLRQSQPDKSLPLRILCRDMNLETSQTVFVGPYLDESARERFNVDYNFFNVGLMKLPIDLPGFAFRNARLAVGRLIETLGTCAAASERRMEAKEEEPSCLIDFWMQENLRLAAEKEYECSHREIGGHLFDFLFAAQDASTSSLLWAVALLDSHPQVLARVREEVSRHWSPESGAEISGDQLREMKFTEAVAREVVRIRAPATMVPHIAGVDFPLTENYTVPKGTIVFPSVFDSSFQGFTEPEKFDPDRFMEHRQEDRVYKKNFLAFGSGAHQCVGQRYAINHLMLFIAIFTSLIDFKRDRSDGCDEIAYVPTIVPKDDCRVFLLPRCSGLFPPSY